In Myxococcales bacterium, the sequence CCCCGTGACGCACGTCCACGCGAGCTTCATTTGCGGGAGCCCGACGGACTTCGAGAGACCTCCCATCGTGAAGGTGAGGGCGCCTTCGCCTTCGCGCGCCGTCGTTGCCCGCGAGGCGTCTTCGTCGAAGGCGTACTCGGCGAAGACCTCGTCGCAGACCAGCGGCACGCCGAAGGACGCCAAGAGGGCGAGCTCGTCCTTCTTGAGGAACGAGCCCGTTGGGTTGTTGGGCGTCACCACGACGATGGCGCGGAGCGGCCGGGACGCGAAGGCCGCGCGAAGCGAGCCCATATCGATGTGCCACGCGCCGTCGTAGGCGAGCGCGTAGGGGACGAGCGTCACGCCTTCGAGGCGGGCCAAGTGCTCGAAGAGCGGGTAGCTCGGGGCGGCGATGGCGACAGCGTCGCCGGGATCGCAGAGGAGCTTGAACAAGATGGCGTAGCTCTCGCTCGTGCTCGCGGTGAGAAAGATCTGCTCCGGCGCGGGAGCCAGAGGGAGCGCCTGCGCAACGGCGCGCCTCGCGCTCAGGAGGCCAAAGGGCTCGGGCCGGTAGGTGAGGGTGGCGTCCGAGGCGAGCGCATCGCGAATGATGGCGGATTCGTAGGGAAGGCCCGTCTCCGTGGGGTTGGACACCGTCAGGTCGATGAGCGGCCTATTTTTGCGGCGCCGCGCGAGCGCCTGACTCAGCGCATTTTGCTGCCGATCGAAGCCTGTTCGTCGCGAGAACATTTTTTCCGGATCCACGCAGAAGGGAGGGGAGGCCGCTCCATTTGTACCCGTACATCAGGCCAAGAAAGGGGCCACGACCCAAAATGTACTTCACCGAGACCCACGTCCAGATCATGTCCAAGGGCCTTCTCGAGCCGGGCGAGCAGCTCGTCTCCCGCTCCGTCGTCGTCGACGCGCCTTGGTACACCTTCGGCATGTTCCTCTTCCACAAGACCTACCTCGTGCTGGCCACGAACCAGCGTCTGGTGATGGTCGAGCACCGTCGCGACTTCTTCGGTCGCGGTCTGCGCGTCGAGAAGGTCCACACGGTTCCCTGGAACCAGGTCTCGGAGATGAAGGTGAAGGGCCTCTTCATCAAGAAGAAGCTCCGCATCGTCGCCCAGTCGAGCATGAAGTTCTTCAAGGGCAACATGAAGATCCCGGCGCCCTTCTTCGGGCTCCTCTCGCCCGTCGATGACAACGTCCAGAACGCGCGCCTCATGGAGCAACAGTCGGCGTCGATGCGTCAGCTCGGCGCGCCGCAGCAGGGCTACGGCTCGCTTCCGCCCGGCTCGATGGCGCCGCAGCTTCAGCAGGGCCAGCAACAAGCGCAGGGTTGGCCGCAACCGCAGCAGCCCTACGCGCAGCAGCAGCAGTACTACCCGCAAGCCTGAGCGACCTCGCCGGAGAACCTTCGGCCAGGCCGCGCGCCTCAGCGAGAACCCTTTCTCGCGGTCGGCCGGGTTTCCAAATGAAGAGCGGCGCGGAGCGAAGAGCTTCCGCGCCGTTTTTCGTTGGCGCCGTGAGGGGCAAGCCTCGTCTTCAGATCCTCGTCTTCGCCAGCGCGAGGACCGCCGTGAGCTCGTCTTTGGTTACGGGACCTACCGAGAGGCGCGACTTTCGCACGAGGGCCATGTCCTTCAGCTTGGCCGTGGCCTTGATCGTGGCCAGCGTCACGGGGGTCGCGAGAGACTTCACGGGAGCGAGATCGACGGCGCTCCACTCGCCATCTTTTGGATCGGGGTAGGCGGCCTTGACGATCTTGGCGACGCCGACGATCTCCTTGCCTTCACCGGAGTGGTAGAAGAGCGCGAGGTCGCCCACGCTCATGGCGCGCAGGTTGTTGCGGGCTTCAAAGTTGCGCACGCCGTCCCAGACGGTCTTCTTGTCGCGCAAGAACGTGTCCCACGAATAGACGGAGGGCTCGCTCTTCACGAGCCATGCGGCGGAGCTCATGGCCCCCCGCGTATCGCGACGCGTCTCGCGCGGCAAGGTTCCGCGCGGCACCCCGAGCGCAGAGCGGTCGTGCGCTACGGGTTGAAGTCCTGCTTCCCGTCGGGCTTGGCCGGCGGCGGTGCGGTCGTCGAAGGAGGCGGCGGTGGCGGCAAGTTCACGCCGTCGTTCTTAGGCTTCGCCTTCGGCTTGGGCTTGTCTTTGCCGTCCTTGGCGGGCCTGTCCTTGGCGTCGTCCTTGGCGGGCTGCGCCTCTTTGGGCGCTGGCGGCGCTGCGCCTTCGCCCTTCGTGACGTCGAAGGTTGGCGGCGTCTTTGGATCACACCCGGGACCAAAGCCTGCGGCGTCGAAGTCCGCTTCTGCCCGCCCGGTGCGCTCCGCGCCCTTGTCGCTCTTGAGCACGGCTTCCACGGTGACCTTGTGTTTGCCTGCCCGCGCTGGTGAGCAATAACCCAAGAGGTAGTAGCTCTTCGTCTGCGCTTCGACCTTCGTGGCGATGCTCTCGAAGGCCGTCACGACGGCCTCCCGATTCTCCGCCAGCGCCGTGCCGCTCTTGCCGACGTCGTCGAGCGTGCCCTTCTTGAGCTCGGCGCCGAGGCCGATGGCGAAGATCTCGTGGGGCGTCTCCTTCACGGCCTTCCGAAGCTCCTCGCGCGACGCGCGCGCCGCGCGGTCGGTACCGTCGGTGAAGACGACGAGCGTGCCGAACTTGAGGGGCGCCGTGTCTTTGGCGAGCGCCTGCTCAAGCTCCGCGAGGCCCTTGATGACGGCGCCGTTCAGGTTGGTGCTCGGGTCTTGCGGCTTGAACGTGCTGAGCGAGCGCACACCCGCCTTGGCGCCGCCGGGGTGTTGGAACGGTGCGATGGGATGGAGGCTTGCCGAGCCGTCGAAGGCGAAGACGGCGACCTTCTGTGCCGTCTCGACCTTGTCGACGAAGGCCGCCGCGGCTTCAACGACCGTCGCGGCGGCGCCCGACTCGGAGACGCTGCCGCTCATGTCGACGAGCAGGAGCGCGTAGTGCGCCGCGGCGACCTCGGGGTTTAGGACCACTTGCTTGCTCTCGTAGGGAGAGACGAGGGCCCCGTCTTCGTAGATGCGGAACGACTCGGCCGTGAGACCACCTACGGGCTCGCCCGCCGACGACTGCAGGCGGAAGTAGACCGCGACGTTGCTGGGCCGCTGCTGCGCGGCGCGGATGGTTCGAACTTGGAGGCCGCCGCCGCAGGCCGTGAGGCTGAGGAGCAACGCCGCGAGGAGCGAGCGAGAGAGCACGCCGCGATGATATCCCACGCACCCGGAAAACGCCTGCGTCACGGTGGAGGGCGCGTGAAAGCGGGCCGCGTGCGAATTCCCAGCGTGAACGCGCCGCGCCCCCGTGCGAGAGTTGGGGGCGATGAAGCCTGTCTCCTGCTCGCACTGCGGCGCGCCGCCGGCCACGGCCGTCACCCCCGATGCGCAAGGCATGTACACGTGCGCGTTTTGCGGAAAGCTCTCCTACGTCACGCCTCCCGTCGAAGGCGCGGGGCCGGCCATTCGCCACAATTGGGCGGACCATCTTGACGACGACGACCACGATCCTGACGACGAGGACGAGGACGACGACGACGACGAGCCGCCGCCGCCCCGCGCCGCCGAGACGGCCGCCGTCGCCGCGCACCGGATCTCCTGGATCGTCTGGCTCGTCGTGGTGCTCGGCGTGACGGGCGGAGCCGGCGTGGGCATCACTCGCTGCACGAAGGGCAGCTCGCTGCTCTCGTCGCTCGTTTGGGATGGCAAGGAGCCGCTGCAGTGCGGTGGCAACGATCGCATCTCCGTGACCGGCGTGACCGCGAACTTCAACGCGGGCGCCGCCATCATCGCCGGCGGCAACTGCCAGGTGCGCTGCGAAGGGTGCACCATCACCGCCGCCACCGCGGTCGAGGCCGGCGGCAACGCCCAGGTCACCATCGCGAATGGGGCCGTCACCGGCACGACGCTCCTGGCCGACGCGTCAGGCAACGCGCGCGTGACGTTCATGGGCGACGTGAAGGTGTCGGGCACCGTGAAGGAGTCGCGAAAGGGGCAGGTCTCGACGCCGACGCCCCCGCCGGCCGCGTCGACACCGGAGCCCGCGAAGGCCCAGCCCGCCGCGTCGTCGCCCGCGAAGGCCGCGCCGTCTTCGGCGCCGGCCAAGGCGAGGGCAAAGGGCAAGTAAAGGTCCAAAGAACGCGATACGCTCGCGCTAGGATGACGACGCGCCGACGAGACACCCGATACGTCGCGCGCTTCCCGGTGGAGCTCGTCTTCGGCAAGAAGCGCTTGTCGCTCTACACCGAGGACTTTAGCTACCGCGGGGTCTTCGTGCGCACCGACACGCCGCCGCCGCTGCGGCAGCTCGTCAAGGTGCGTCTCGTACTGCCCTTTGCGGGGCGAGCGCTCACGATGCACGGCATGACGGTGCACGTGGTCGACCACGAAAACGCTGGCGGTCGCGTGCCGGGCATCGGCATCCAGTTCTACGCGCTCGATCGCGACACGAAGGATTCGTGGGAAGCGACCGTTCGTCACGTCGAGCGCACCGCGCCGCTCGCCCCCGACCAAGCGCCGTTTGCGTTGCCCGAGCAAACCCCCGAGCTCATTCGGCGTCGCTTCCAGCGCCACACCGCCGTCCTCACCGTGCAGACCTCGTCGTCGGAGCTGCACGACCTCGTGACACGAGACATCTCCGTGGGCGGGACGTTCATCAAGACCAACGAGCCGCTCGGGCTCGGCTCGCCCGTCATGGTCTGCGTTCACCACCCCGAGAACGACTCGACCTTCATCCTCGATGGCGTCGTGCGGCATGTCGCGACCGACGGTGTCGGCGTCGAGTTTGTGGGCATCGATGGCGCTCGTCGAGAGGAGCTCCACGACTTCGTGCGCGGCGGCATCATCGTCGACGACGAGGAGCGCGTGATCCTCGAGAGCACGCGGATAAAGCCGTAGTCGAGGCGAGCAGACGGGAGCACGCTTGCGGCGCCGATGAGGCTACTGCCGCATCCAGGCCATCGCGGCGCCCGTTTCCGTCGGTGCGAGCGAGTGCCCTTGACCATGCAGCCAGAGCTTGGCGTTGTACCCGCGCGCCTGGAGCAGTCCCGTGAAGTCCTCCATGACGTGTTTGCCTTGGCCCCACGTGTTGTTCATGTCCGCTGGGTCGATGACCACGGCGACCGACGGCGAGCCCGCTGTGGCGGCCGGGATGGACGACGGATCTTGGGCGAGGCCGGAGGAGCCGAGCCCGATGGCCGTGAAGTGCTTAGCGGCGTTCGCGTCGTAGAGGAGGAACGCCGCGTAGGCCCCGCCTTGAGAGAAGCCGTAGGCGTAGCGCCTGCTCACATCGACGTTGTATTGGCTCTCAAGGGCCGCCTCCACGTCGAGCGCCGACCCGTCGCTGTTGTCGTCGGGCGCTGCGATCAAAAGGTCGCCGGGCAAGCCCTTCGCGAGCCAGACGTTCAAGAAATTGCGGCCCGTGTCGCCTTGGCCGTGAAGGAGCACGAGGAGCGGCAGCGGCGCCGCTTTGTTCGGCACGTGAAGCGCGACGTTCGTTCCCGCGAGCGTCACGTCGTGCTCGCCGGGGCCCTTGCCGCCGATGCCGCCGCTGCCGGGCCCGGGACCCGACGGCGGACCTTTCGCGTCGCTCGCCTTGCCGGCGTCGTTCGCGCCGTTGGCGCCGCCGGTTCGCGGCGTGGTGCCTGATGCGCCGGCGTCGTTTGCGCTCGCTGCGCCGGAGGCCCCGAGGCCCGCCCCTGGATCGGCGCCGCCACCGGCCCCGAGGGTCGCTCCATCCCCCGAGCCACTGCACGCGGTGAGAAACAAGACCGAGCCGCCGACGAGACCGAGGAGTCGCTTCGCCATGCCTTCACCCCAGCAAGTGCGATGCCTAGTGCGGCGCGCGAGCGTAAAAGCTGTCTCGACCGTTTGCGGAGCCCAAGCCGGGCGCGACGGCGCTACCGCGTGCGCGGGTAGACCATCACGAAGGCACCCGGCGTCGGGCGGTAGAGGATGGTGGCGTCGCTCTTTCCCAACGTCAGGTAGTGGCTCACCCAAGGGAGCCGCGACCAGGGCTCGGCGTCCTTTACGTAGTCGCCCACGATGAGGTCGAGCTCCACGTAGCGGCCCGCCGTGGCCTGCGACAAGGCGGGCCCGAAGGTGTAGCGCTCGCGTCCCGCCGCGGGGGCGAGGTCGTTGTGCATGGCGCCGCCGTAGGCGAGGACCAAGGAGCCCGGCGCGGCCGTGGCCGCCAAGGCGGCCAACTTCTCACGACTGAGCCGTGCGATCAGCTCAAGCATGGCTGGAACCGCGTCGGCGCCGGCGGCCGCGATGGGCGCATAGTCGGCGCACGACGGTTTGAGCGGCAAAGGACGGATGCCGAGCGCGTTGGCGCGCTCGCCGAGCGCGATCATCTCGTTCGGGTTCGACTTGGCCTGCGTCTCCGTCACAGGCTTCTGCTGCCGTCGAACCGTCTCCACCACCTTGCCGCAGGTTGGGCTCGCCAACCAAAGCTCGAGCACGAGGCTCTCGGACCGGCCCTTTAGCGTTGGGAGCAGCTCGTCGGCGAACCGTTTGGTCGAGGATGCGATCCCTTCCGTTCCTTGCTGTGCGTGGGCCTCGCCAACGGCCAGGACGAGCGGCTCATGGGTCATCACGAACTGAAACGCGCCGAGCGCCGTCGGAAACTTGAGGCAGCCGAGCGCCCCGCACGGCCCCGAACCGGGCGGATCAGGGCGAGCCATGTTCGACGGCTGGATCGCTGACGGCGCCTGCGCTGCAGCCGCCAGGCCGGGCTTCGGTTCGTCGGCCGGGGCTGGCGTCGGCGGTGGCGTCTTTCGGCCGCAACCGGCCGCGCCGAGCGCGAGCACCAACACGGCGGCAACGGGGCGGACCATCGCCATTGACTTAGCGCACATTGCTGGAGGACCCAATCTGCCGGTGGCGGGGGAGCCGCCCATGCGAGTCCTTTCGCACGGTTCGGCCGCCTCGCGGGGGTATTCCGGCGGCGAGGGCGAATTTCAGAGCCCGTGGGCGGAATACGCAGGGTGCTCACGGCTGTTGACCGCACGGCCCAAGACGGCCCTTCCCCAATTGCCATGCCCACCATGCTTGCCTCCGTCCACCAAAACGCTCTTCCGACGACCGCTTGCGGTCCTGTCGTGGTCCGGGAGCGCGACATGCGTCGCCTCTCGACTCTCCTCGAGACGAGCCTCAACTGTCGGTACCCGAAGGAGAGCGCTCGCCTCTCGGAGGTGCTGCGCGCAGCCATCGTCGTGGCTGACGACGCCATCGCCGTCGGTACCGTGACCATGGGCGCGCAGGTCTTCTGCGAGGACCAAGACGGAGTTCGCTCGTGGGACGAGCGACCGGCGAGCTTTGATGACGACGACGACGAGCGGCTCCCGACACGAGACGCCCCTCTGGAGAGCTCGCCGCGACTGGTCGGGCGCGATTCCAGTCACGGGCATCGCCGTGAGCTCACGCTTGTGTACCCGTGGGACGAAGATCGCTTCCACGGGCAGATCTCGATTCTCTCACCGCTCGGCGTGGCGCTCCTCGGTCTCCGCGCTGGAGAGACGGCAGCCTGGCGCGACGAGAGCGGCGCGTTTCGTCGCGTGCGCGTCCTCGACGTCACCCCCGCGCGTCGCGCTGCCTAGGCGCAACTGGCGGAATCGACGGTTTCGCTACGACCGACGGCGCCTCGCACCGAGTTGGCGCAACGGAAGGTCGAACTTCTGGCGCGGGGGAACGGTCCCCGGGCGACGCCCTCCTTCTTCTTTGCCGAAGCGCGAGCCGCGGACGTCGACGATGACCGGCTGCGTCGCGTGGAGCCGCTTGATCATCTCCGGCGAGAGGAAGCTCTTCCGGAGGTCAAGCTCGTAGATGCGGCGGATCGGCTCGCTCGCGAGCAGGGCCTCGGCGCCTTCGTCGGAAAGGGTGCCCAGCGAGAGATCGACGCGCTGGAGGCGCTCGACGAGGGGCGCCTTGGCGATGGACGCGGCGAGTAGGTCGGCCGTCTCGGCGTTCTTGAGCGCCAGCGTCGTGAGCCTTGGAAAGAGCCGTCCCTCGAAGAGCGGCTCCAAGAGATCCATCGTCACGCTCGCGCCTTGGTCTTCGCTGCCGAGCCAGAGCTCGAGGTGCTCAAGCGCGGGCAACTCGGCTTCGAGCACGGCGCGCACCACGTCA encodes:
- a CDS encoding pyridoxal phosphate-dependent aminotransferase: MFSRRTGFDRQQNALSQALARRRKNRPLIDLTVSNPTETGLPYESAIIRDALASDATLTYRPEPFGLLSARRAVAQALPLAPAPEQIFLTASTSESYAILFKLLCDPGDAVAIAAPSYPLFEHLARLEGVTLVPYALAYDGAWHIDMGSLRAAFASRPLRAIVVVTPNNPTGSFLKKDELALLASFGVPLVCDEVFAEYAFDEDASRATTAREGEGALTFTMGGLSKSVGLPQMKLAWTCVTGPAASVRETTERLEIVCDAYLSASTPVQVAVPALLAAGVVTRDAIRARTRANYAHLRGELDGSSMTLLRAEGGWCATLRLPKTRSEEEWLLGLLEDADVLAQPGAFYDFAMEPVFVLSLLTPPATFAEGVARLAAYVERG
- a CDS encoding EVE domain-containing protein; its protein translation is MSSAAWLVKSEPSVYSWDTFLRDKKTVWDGVRNFEARNNLRAMSVGDLALFYHSGEGKEIVGVAKIVKAAYPDPKDGEWSAVDLAPVKSLATPVTLATIKATAKLKDMALVRKSRLSVGPVTKDELTAVLALAKTRI
- a CDS encoding VWA domain-containing protein, producing the protein MLSRSLLAALLLSLTACGGGLQVRTIRAAQQRPSNVAVYFRLQSSAGEPVGGLTAESFRIYEDGALVSPYESKQVVLNPEVAAAHYALLLVDMSGSVSESGAAATVVEAAAAFVDKVETAQKVAVFAFDGSASLHPIAPFQHPGGAKAGVRSLSTFKPQDPSTNLNGAVIKGLAELEQALAKDTAPLKFGTLVVFTDGTDRAARASREELRKAVKETPHEIFAIGLGAELKKGTLDDVGKSGTALAENREAVVTAFESIATKVEAQTKSYYLLGYCSPARAGKHKVTVEAVLKSDKGAERTGRAEADFDAAGFGPGCDPKTPPTFDVTKGEGAAPPAPKEAQPAKDDAKDRPAKDGKDKPKPKAKPKNDGVNLPPPPPPSTTAPPPAKPDGKQDFNP
- a CDS encoding PilZ domain-containing protein → MTTRRRDTRYVARFPVELVFGKKRLSLYTEDFSYRGVFVRTDTPPPLRQLVKVRLVLPFAGRALTMHGMTVHVVDHENAGGRVPGIGIQFYALDRDTKDSWEATVRHVERTAPLAPDQAPFALPEQTPELIRRRFQRHTAVLTVQTSSSELHDLVTRDISVGGTFIKTNEPLGLGSPVMVCVHHPENDSTFILDGVVRHVATDGVGVEFVGIDGARREELHDFVRGGIIVDDEERVILESTRIKP
- a CDS encoding GreA/GreB family elongation factor, producing the protein MLASVHQNALPTTACGPVVVRERDMRRLSTLLETSLNCRYPKESARLSEVLRAAIVVADDAIAVGTVTMGAQVFCEDQDGVRSWDERPASFDDDDDERLPTRDAPLESSPRLVGRDSSHGHRRELTLVYPWDEDRFHGQISILSPLGVALLGLRAGETAAWRDESGAFRRVRVLDVTPARRAA
- a CDS encoding STM4015 family protein; translated protein: MFTEHVPQFAGKPVASFNGAEPFAFATHVPRLALDWEAHVDGLGMADLLAELLRQPEAGELGGIVFGAWDFLGAVNASVIVDALAQARATRLPKLRAVFLGDILDSEQELPWIAQSDVTPLLAAFPGLEELHVRGSAGLAFGGTRHAELRRLVIESAGLSGDVVRAVLEAELPALEHLELWLGSEDQGASVTMDLLEPLFEGRLFPRLTTLALKNAETADLLAASIAKAPLVERLQRVDLSLGTLSDEGAEALLASEPIRRIYELDLRKSFLSPEMIKRLHATQPVIVDVRGSRFGKEEGGRRPGTVPPRQKFDLPLRQLGARRRRS